A genomic window from Eleginops maclovinus isolate JMC-PN-2008 ecotype Puerto Natales chromosome 9, JC_Emac_rtc_rv5, whole genome shotgun sequence includes:
- the gfi1ab gene encoding growth factor independent 1A transcription repressor b isoform X1, producing MLCRQVGSSIKAPDLTPPHQCAYQRGQQRSPSPQLDYSHCRPEMPRSFMVKSKKAHSYHQPRSLEEDYSRLDTILAHICSDADSPPCVLSEADQLQDEADISSDMYGLSPDSPLADAADFSPKSPLSCADSLCGSPQYEDYWRPPSPSASPADSEKSLSPLVDETQSFSVPFRPYAWSSYPGPGLRPLLQQSLHPGMDVDRGPVAVGFYGDPSSHPALYTERSLGDETYRDYRRHASALLFPEGGLHGKSHSGKAPADLLCSSLILNGAYKCIKCSKVFSTPHGLEVHVRRSHSGTRPYACEICGKTFGHAVSLEQHKAVHSQERSFDCKICDKSFKRSSTLSTHLLIHSDTRPYPCQYCGKRFHQKSDMKKHTFIHTGEKPHKCQVCGKAFSQSSNLITHSRKHTGYKPFSCDLCGKGFQRKVDLRRHKETQHGLK from the exons ATGCTCTGTCGTCAGGTTGGAAGCTCTATTAAAGCTCCTGACCTCACGCCTCCCCACCAGTGTGCGTATCAGCGCGGGCAGCAGCGGTCCCCCTCCCCACAGCTGGATTACTCTCACTGCAGACCAGAGATGCCTCGCTCCTTCATGGTGAAGAGTAAGAAGGCGCACAGCTACCACCAGCCGCGCAGCCTGGAGGAGGACTACAGCAGGCTGGACACTATACTCGCGCACATATGCTCAg ATGCTGACAGTCCACCGTGTGTGCTGTCAGAAGCGGATCAGCTGCAGGATGAGGCCGACATTTCTTCGGACATGTACGGCCTCTCCCCGGACTCACCCCTGGCGGACGCCGCAGATTTCTCCCCTAAGTCCCCGCTGAGCTGCGCCGACAGTCTGTGCGGCTCCCCGCAATATGAGGACTACTGGAGGCCTCCGTCCCCCTCTGCATCCccgg CAGACTCAGAGAAGTCCCTGTCTCCGCTGGTGGATGAGACGCAGTCCTTCTCCGTTCCTTTCCGGCCGTACGCCTGGAGCAGTTACCCGGGGCCCGGGCTGAGGCCGCTGCTGCAGCAGAGCCTCCACCCCGGGATGGACGTAGACAGGGGGCCGGTAGCAGTGGGCTTCTACGGGGACCCGAGCAGCCACCCGGCGCTTTACACCGAGAGGAGTCTCGGAGATGAGACTTACAGGGACTACAGGAGGCACGCGTCGGCACTGCTGTTTCCGGAGGGCGGCCTGCACGGGAAGAGCCACAGCGGGAAGGCCCCGGCTGACCTGCTGTGCTCCAGCCTCATCCTCAATGGGGCTTACAAGTGCATCAAGTGCAGTAAG GTGTTTTCTACTCCGCACGGTCTGGAGGTCCATGTCCGCAGATCGCACAGCGGCACTCGGCCGTATGCGTGCGAAATCTGCGGTAAAACCTTCGGACACGCAGTTAGCCTGGAGCAACACAAAGCTGTGCACTCTCAG GAAAGAAGCTTCGACTGCAAAATATGCGATAAAAGTTTTAAGAGGTCGTCGACTCTGTCCACGCACCTACTCATCCATTCCGACACCCGGCCGTACCCCTGCCAGTACTGCGGGAAGAGGTTCCACCAGAAGTCagacatgaagaaacacacGTTCATCCATACAG GTGAGAAACCACACAAATGCCAGGTTTGTGGGAAAGCGTTCAGTCAGAGCTCCAACCTCATCACgcacagcaggaaacacaccgGCTATAAACCCTTCTCCTGCGACCTGTGCGGGAAAGGTTTCCAGAGGAAGGTGGATCTGAGGAGGCACAAAGAGACGCAGCACGGACTGAAGTGA
- the gfi1ab gene encoding growth factor independent 1A transcription repressor b isoform X2 — protein sequence MLCRQVGSSIKAPDLTPPHQCAYQRGQQRSPSPQLDYSHCRPEMPRSFMVKSKKAHSYHQPRSLEEDYSRLDTILAHICSDADSPPCVLSEADQLQDEADISSDMYGLSPDSPLADAADFSPKSPLSCADSLCGSPQYEDYWRPPSPSASPDSEKSLSPLVDETQSFSVPFRPYAWSSYPGPGLRPLLQQSLHPGMDVDRGPVAVGFYGDPSSHPALYTERSLGDETYRDYRRHASALLFPEGGLHGKSHSGKAPADLLCSSLILNGAYKCIKCSKVFSTPHGLEVHVRRSHSGTRPYACEICGKTFGHAVSLEQHKAVHSQERSFDCKICDKSFKRSSTLSTHLLIHSDTRPYPCQYCGKRFHQKSDMKKHTFIHTGEKPHKCQVCGKAFSQSSNLITHSRKHTGYKPFSCDLCGKGFQRKVDLRRHKETQHGLK from the exons ATGCTCTGTCGTCAGGTTGGAAGCTCTATTAAAGCTCCTGACCTCACGCCTCCCCACCAGTGTGCGTATCAGCGCGGGCAGCAGCGGTCCCCCTCCCCACAGCTGGATTACTCTCACTGCAGACCAGAGATGCCTCGCTCCTTCATGGTGAAGAGTAAGAAGGCGCACAGCTACCACCAGCCGCGCAGCCTGGAGGAGGACTACAGCAGGCTGGACACTATACTCGCGCACATATGCTCAg ATGCTGACAGTCCACCGTGTGTGCTGTCAGAAGCGGATCAGCTGCAGGATGAGGCCGACATTTCTTCGGACATGTACGGCCTCTCCCCGGACTCACCCCTGGCGGACGCCGCAGATTTCTCCCCTAAGTCCCCGCTGAGCTGCGCCGACAGTCTGTGCGGCTCCCCGCAATATGAGGACTACTGGAGGCCTCCGTCCCCCTCTGCATCCccgg ACTCAGAGAAGTCCCTGTCTCCGCTGGTGGATGAGACGCAGTCCTTCTCCGTTCCTTTCCGGCCGTACGCCTGGAGCAGTTACCCGGGGCCCGGGCTGAGGCCGCTGCTGCAGCAGAGCCTCCACCCCGGGATGGACGTAGACAGGGGGCCGGTAGCAGTGGGCTTCTACGGGGACCCGAGCAGCCACCCGGCGCTTTACACCGAGAGGAGTCTCGGAGATGAGACTTACAGGGACTACAGGAGGCACGCGTCGGCACTGCTGTTTCCGGAGGGCGGCCTGCACGGGAAGAGCCACAGCGGGAAGGCCCCGGCTGACCTGCTGTGCTCCAGCCTCATCCTCAATGGGGCTTACAAGTGCATCAAGTGCAGTAAG GTGTTTTCTACTCCGCACGGTCTGGAGGTCCATGTCCGCAGATCGCACAGCGGCACTCGGCCGTATGCGTGCGAAATCTGCGGTAAAACCTTCGGACACGCAGTTAGCCTGGAGCAACACAAAGCTGTGCACTCTCAG GAAAGAAGCTTCGACTGCAAAATATGCGATAAAAGTTTTAAGAGGTCGTCGACTCTGTCCACGCACCTACTCATCCATTCCGACACCCGGCCGTACCCCTGCCAGTACTGCGGGAAGAGGTTCCACCAGAAGTCagacatgaagaaacacacGTTCATCCATACAG GTGAGAAACCACACAAATGCCAGGTTTGTGGGAAAGCGTTCAGTCAGAGCTCCAACCTCATCACgcacagcaggaaacacaccgGCTATAAACCCTTCTCCTGCGACCTGTGCGGGAAAGGTTTCCAGAGGAAGGTGGATCTGAGGAGGCACAAAGAGACGCAGCACGGACTGAAGTGA